Genomic window (Nymphaea colorata isolate Beijing-Zhang1983 chromosome 1, ASM883128v2, whole genome shotgun sequence):
ctccatgcCGCTGCCGGCGGCTCTAGCGACGGCCTGAAGCCACGACCATACTTGGTGGAAGCCACCTGCAGATAATGATCACGAGTCGAGTTCACAACCCAAACCAACAGAGCAAGAGCAAAATCCAACTGACTTCAAATATTCCCCATGAAAACGATGAGTTGGGCAAGATGCATTTTCCATTTGATCAGGGTAcctgagaaggagaaagagtaGCAGATGCAGCTGTGGCAGCCATGTCTGTGGTCAGTTACTTGATTTGTTCGCGGATGGTGAAGTGCGAGTCGTGAAGCGGTGTAAATAGTGGAAGTAAGGCGGTCGGCAGGAAGGAGAGTCGTGCAGGAGTTTGGTGCGGAGAGCAAGGGACAGGATGAGCTTCTGAATGGGAATCCATGGTCACGCACAGCCACATATTCGGGATCATCCGAGGGGACACTCCGACTCTGGAGCTTTTGTGGGCTGTTGCAGAGCCACAGGTGAAACACGCCGCCCTTCTtttgaagcaagaaaaagaaagaaggcaaAACAAGGTGGGGAAGCGAAAAACGAGTCCTCGTCCTAGTGGAAAATCACAATTTTGCTTTCTGTTTGTCAAATTCTTCTTTTATTGAACgtcaagaagaaaatgaatttttcaatttcttagaGATCGTATTGCTGGCGGTTTTTAGCGTTCTAAAAGTTAAAGCCAGCCGAGACTGCTCCATCGTCGTATTTCCAAGTGCTTAGACGAAGTCATTTTTTCGTTACTTCTCAAAGACAGCCAAATGCTTGAAGTCAAATCGTTTTTCAGCAACTTACTTTTTTTGCAGGGATAATTTAATAATGAGTTGGATCTGAGcagaatttaaaattttcattgggtCATTGTTTACTGTAAAAAACTTTGACTCACTGATCTGAATTTTTCTAATTCACCCTTGTCCTCTTCACTCTTCTTCCATGGAAATCATCATATGGTTCATTTAAATTCTGAAGTGGCTTTTGGAagcatttcttttcttccaatAGTCCGCAACTTGCTGGCTAGAAAAACTAGAGCCATTCATTTAGTAGTTTGGTGCTGTTGGCAAATGCAAGTCAGATTCTGCTAGCTGAAGCTCAAAATTCTGTTGGAGATCAGCGAAACCACTCTGCTGAAAGAATATCTGGTCTGAGACACCATTAGGATAAAGGCCGTAGAATCTATCTCTGTGGCCTCTCTTGTTCGAAGTGTCACCAAGccattgtttttctcaaaaacgGAGATATCGGGGTAAGAAGATAGCGATAAAGAAATAGGGGCTCAGCTGAAATGTTGAATTTGGCCGATGCATGTGTTGAATCAGATACAAGTGAAGTGCTTGATGTCCGATCCACCATTTTTGGTCGGATCTTCCTTAACTGGAGTTGGTATCATGTTGGTATTCAAAAGTTGCTATTTTGTAGCCGAGTATAGATTCGAAGGCGGTAAGATCAGATTTTTTATGCATAACCGGGTCAGACCCTTGTTTCAGTTGAGGTTCAAATTTACAGATCCTTAGGTTTGACGTAAGATCCTTAGCTTGATGGATCACAGATTTTTACAGTGAATTCAATTGAAACGCCTCGTTAGTTGCATGAGACGGGGTAATCTACAATCTATTGATCTGGTCGGAAACCAAAATTCTTGATTTAATTGCCTGGAGTTTCCAATCATGCCTGGTGATGTTAGAAAGTTGGTAAATCTGATTAGCCATCTAAAATAGAAATTAGTTGGATGCCACCGTGAATGAAATGCATATGAATAAACAGGGCCTATGAAACTGAATCGAATGTAAAAACATACCAACGTCCCAAGCTCTTCCATGCATGTTCTATTCCAATCGCATAGTGGTCGGTTCATAATCTCCCATGCTTTGTTGCCAAATAATAGAGTCTTAGGGGCTGttagatttttttgaaaaaaaaaaaaaaaaagaaagagagaaaacttTATGTTTTTAGGACGCATATAAAATACATGTTCTTGTTCTGAGAATAAGTTACAATTATGTTCAACTTTGGATTGTTGGATCCAGGAACAATATCCATAGCCACACCATGTTTTTCTTGAACAAGAAGTTGGTGCGTTAGAAACATGTATATTTGAGACACAAGCTGGTCCATTGACAACCCCACGACAGTATGCCTTGATCACCTGCCTCTCCTTCTACCTAAGGTTGAACTTGAAGACCTGAACGGGGAGGCGGAGGAGAATGGTGAACTTCTAGGAGAAGGTGCTTGAGTACTTGGAATATCTGATATCTGATGCCCATTTTGAAGTGGGGACTCCTTCAGTGCAAGGATTTGTCAAATTGTAGATTAAGATCCCAGTTATCCATAAGTCACAACATTCTGTATTAAAAATCTGTGTACTGAACATGCATGAAATTCCCTGCTATATCTGATGCGTTTTGTAACTCCATTACATCTCCCTCCTCCATGCACAATAACCGTGGCATCATTGTCTTATCTCTTTCACTATGTTCACCTTGACTTATTTGTGTTTCAACCCCTGCGTGATTCATAAGCAGATTGTACCAAATCATGAATGGCGTTAACCACAACCTAGTTTCAGGGTATGACTGCTCTTCGTTCTTTTCTCTGCGGTCGCTTTTACACGCGGGATATTCATGGCGGATACCGTATCGGCGAGCCTCTTTCTGGTAGAACTCTTGATGCTTGCTCCTACCTGCTGAACAGAGCGTGCCACCACTGTGAGGACATGATCATGGctacctatatatataatcgTAGGGACATGTACAGTAAAGACTATTGGTATGAACAAGGAAAAAGACTGCTTCGTGAGGACCCCAGAATACTGTGTATGCCGTctttgtaaaaggaaaaagtttgcGAAAAACAAACAATATGCAGAAAGAGAACGCAGAAGCATGTGAAACGGTGGATGGCAATACAGTATGGCCGTAGTAATCTTCCGGAAGGAGGGCCTATCGGGAAAGAAAGGCGTCCTTTAAAAGGAGAGAAATGAGAAGAGATTAACAGAGGCAATATGAtgagaacagaaaaaagagaagggaagagaagagaaagttGGCAGCAAATCTGAAAGCAAAAGCGGTTTCCTGGTTCCAGCTTTCTCTTCTATCAAGGTACGGACAGGGGGAGTTGCTTTGTAAAGCCGAGATTGCAAGGGGATTTCGGCATCAGTTACTGCTGAATTTTTAACTGGAACTATAATATAATGCATCAATGGTGATCATCTGGGTGGAAAATTTCCAAGATTGAAGCACTGCAAATGAGATTTACCGTTTTAGCAGTTTAATGCTTTGTTTCCATCACTCGATCGGCAGCTTAATGCCTAGAAATCCACTCTTATTTCAATGTATGTACATGATTCGAAGAGCATAAAAAATTCGACCGGAATCAGATCCTTAGACGGCATGAAAGATGCCATCCCAAACGTTACATTCCCAGCCTTATCAGATCCAAGTAGCATGTGATACCCAACCTGTGTCATTGACCTTGCTGCTTTAATAGTTTATTAATATGCTTCTGTACTTTGTCTCCAAATGCTCTCTCTAAATTGGATACAGTTCTTAGATTTTTGCATCTTTAAAGTGTACATACATCAGGAGACGTGCGTCTTACTTGCTTCATGATCAACGCCCGTCCAGTTGGTCAAGTTCATTGTTTAAAGAATTTAATATGAATGTAGATATCctgattttttagaaaaacaaacaaattttaGTCCCTATGGGATTCACCGGTACAGTTGTCTTTAGCGGCGGCGGGTTCTGTTCAGATCCATATGCACCTATACATTCTCATGTGATTTTGATACTATGAAAAACACCATTCCATTCCGGTTCTTCCACTGCCGGATCTCGTCTGGAAGATAGCCTGCAATTCGTACATTCGGATATGAGGTTGCCCCGTTTTAAAACGGTTGCTCTTAAAAATTAATTGCATCCAGCATCCTCTTGTGGACCCGACCCATTGTTCACGGGCTTCATGTTGGAGCGGTACAGCCTCCCGTCATTTATGAGCATTGACACCATGTGTGTGGGGGAACCAGATCCAGTCTCAGATACTGACACCACCATGGGACCATATCCGGTTCCCGATCCTGTTTATCCTTGATCCTCGAATAGAGAACCACTCCGTGAATTGCACAGCTAGCAAATCTCTGCCCATGTTGAAGATTCCGAACCCCTACCTTAAATTTAATTGAACAACAAGTCACAATTACGAATAGCATACTAGCTGGATTTGGATTAGTATTATAGTAGTTTATAAGTTTCCTAAGGATCCCTATGAAACTATAGATAGGCAAAAAATATCTGATATCCATGACCCACCTCAATATAAATTCGACGGTCCAAGTTagtaatttactttttttttcctttggagTTAAaggtttgaagaaaaaaaatatgctcATGTGGCTGGAATTGTGAGAACCAACAAGTTGTGGGGACGTCAAGAATTCAAGGCTCACAGGAAACCATCCTTATGGATGCCATTGCTGCATAGCTTAGTGGATTAGCAGATCAAAAGGTTTTGGGTTGTCATTCTtcaatcttttatattttttcaaaacatcaaaAGCAGGCTTAGTACTTTATCGAGAAAAGATTGAAATATTTCTTTCGCTCACCCAACGAGAGACGAAAACAGACCTAGTACTTTATAGAGAAATGGTTGAAATACTCCTTTTTGCTCACCCAACCcaacaagaagagagaaaaacctATGTGTAGATGCAGTAAATAATAGTTTCCTAGACTTAGGAAGGTGAAACTCTGCCAAAATGATTTATAGTGTACCGTTATGAATTAATATATCGACAAGTCTATCAAAGGCATGTAAATGGCCTCTAACATAAGCTGCATGAGGCACCTAACAACTTGATTTTAGTTCGTATATACATTGTTTGAGAAATAACTATTTCTCTATCATATTAAAATTGAACTAACACTGTGACcaaataaaaatcataatttaTTGGAGGAAGATGCAGAGCCATGATTCAAGCGAGCGAAAGGATTATAACCCCGCCATATCGTCTCTGTGGTTCAATGACCAAGCACCTAGAAATTGGGCATGAGAAGAAGAACCCTTTCCACCAAGTGATAGAAGGTACAAAGCATAAATGCGCTTCACGCATGGCATTCTGCAGATAACGGCACCCCTTTCAGCCTTGCAATAATGGTGTCTCCCCTTCACCTTCCAATTTTATTcgcctttttatatttttttgttggagAATGGGGACTCgtgattctctctttctctctgtctcgtCTCATTTATTGGGAGTTGCTTCTCTTTCCATCTTTGAAAGTATTAGCGGAATCATCTGCCGTCTAACTGgttaatttggtgaaaataaAGGGTTTCGgacttttttgaatttattcTCTTATATTTCGATCTGAAGTTGATGGAATTCACCAAGAAATCAtgataaagaaggaaaattggATATCGACATCTTCGTTTTCAGATTTATTGGTGCTTCTCTTCTGTCGCATTTCGCTGCGGCCGTGCTTCATAATTAAAGGCGTCATGTTATTATTAACGCATGCAACCATCGATTCGTTCTTCCGAAAGGAAACGAAACTCTGCCGCAGTTTTCCTCCAGAAAATATCGCTACCTGAACTTGTATAAAAAGGTAACCAAGTTTTCACAGATCGATATATAATAAGAACGCTATAACACATTCAGAAGATCACAAATTAAGTCGAGAAATTTTTAAACACGGTGACCATGGCTGTCGCCGACTTATTCTGAAGATAACAGCTGGATATATAATAAGAAGCATAGATCGACAATTTGGGCAATGTTAGTTTGCTAGATATAATTTTATAATGCTCAATCTGACGACTACCCTTTCTCGATTTGTACTTGTTTGCATTATGTTCTATGTAATTATTCACATAATAAAAGGCCTTCTTTATcgtttttttgttgctttctgCTAGTTGCATCTgtcaagaaaataatgaaacgAATCCTCGTTATTAATGTAAGCTTCGTTAATCAAGTTTCgtatggagaaaaaaaaaaattggatctctctctatctcataACCATTCACTTAATTCGTTTCCAATCTGAACGCACGCATAACTTCATTCCTTACATAGAGAATCAGAATCCAAAAATGAGGTACCCATGAGATTTGATACAAGCACGGACTGGCCCTAGTTCTTAGTTTGATTTCATGTGAGCTATTTTTTAAACGGTAATGTGCAATACTCTAATTGATCATTCTCTACACAAGTTTTGAAATAGCATTAGAGCATGAAagtggaggaaagaaagaaaagaggagctttggctttttttttggggtagCTTGGAGTGCATCtgtttgacaacaaaaaaagcTCCAGCACGGATACCGAAAACAATGGCCCTTTTCCAGACATTTAATTCCCTAGCTATGCTCATCTGCTAGAGCGAGTCAAGTTGGAGGACGTTTATGGTTCTACACCAAGGTCCCACAAGCTTACAGCTGATAAATTATAGCGGAGGTTGCGAATCTTCACGAAAGAAGAGCACACTGGCCTAAAAATATTGTCTTCAAAGTACCTTACAAGAAACATGTTGCCCTACCTTGATGTGTTACAAACTCCCGAATTGATTGGACCGTGTGTGCGTGAAACTGTTTCTCCATGGTTGAGTACAACACGCTCTAATTGTATTTTACATCAacaattattattataaaaaaagttatCACCGagttgttattaaaaaaaatatgttgttaagCTTGCATTGCATAGTTTTTTAttcacacatatttatatatatatgtgtgtacacACACATAGGCACACAGAAATAAATCAATTCATTGGGAAGTTCAAAGCAAAAGtacaaaatcaaactaattaGACAGATGCATGTATATCGAACCAGCAACGATTTGTTTGAGATCCGAAAAGCGTTAATAGGTACAAAATAGTTACATACTTTATCGATTTAATTTAAAGAGTGGGGATTCTTGTAATGTGATTTCTGTATAGGGATTGGTATGGCTGCATGTCCTCGAAAATGTTGAACATATATACGTTGCgaggcaattttttttagtttaaataaaaaaacaaagatctGGATGTTAATAGGCGACAGGAAATCGTGGTGGTCCCGCAAAAGTTATCCAAAGAATTCGTATCCTGAATAATTTCTCCGAAAAGTTATCCTTCTCTTTAAGCCAAGAATTCCTCTTGGCATGGACAGCCTTACCATACCATTGATTGgaagaagcaaataaaatacattctttAGGTGTCACACGAATCAAACACACTCTTCAAGTTTAGAGCAATCTCAAAACTCCAACTGACGTATTCCAAATCCGTCTACAAATTAATTTCATCTCGGTACAGGTAGTTTGGCAAATCAAAAAAACTTGATATATCCCTGTGATGTCATATATATACAGCTGTAAAGTTTTTGACATAAAACAGAAGAGATCTTATCTTGGGTAGAAAAACAATTCCAAGCGGCTGCATCTGCATTAAAAAAGGACCGCCTTGAGACCTCGTTCACCAATCCCAGTAGGTCAAAACGCCTCGCGTTAGATTAGATTAGCTCTCTCGGTAAGACAAAACAAAGATCCCAActcagttttttttaaaaaaaagaaagaaaaggtaaataaataaataaaacggGGAATGTTACCATTCCaaaggaaaatttaattttgcttttatttaaaaaaagattaTGCTACCAAGGGGAGGAGAGTGGGGAGGTGCCTTTCCCATGTGAAGGCTCTGCCATGAAAAGCTGGCACGAAGAAAGGGCCACCGGCCGCGACTTGCGGGGCGCACGCACTCCCgacacacacatacacgcaTTGATGCCGAAGGCAACAAAAGCAGCAGCAGGCGAAGGCCCAAGGGCTGGCAGCGCGGGAGCTGCGTATTTTAGCGACGGCCTTTCCCCTTCCGGCCCCATCCCGTACACGGCCCGCTCCCCTTGCCCCGCCGTGTCGCAGTCATCCCACTCCCCGCCCGTGGGCTCCACACCCCCTCGATTCCCACCATGGACCTCACTCCCATTTGCACCTGCATGTGCGTGCGTCCACACAAGCTCCAGAGAATCGAGAGGCCGACCCAAGCTGCAGGAACACACACATACAGCTAGCTGCTGGTCGAGAGATCCAATCCTGAAGCTACGAGTAAGAAATAGTTGCAGTACCAGTCCACAGCTTGAACAGGGGTTTCTGGCAGGCTTGGGGTAAGTTCGGTCTCATGAAGAGAAGAGGGAGCTCGGGATTTGACGCTACCCGATCAGTCCACTCAGGTTTGGCAACAGCAGCAGAAGATACTGTGACTGATGGGATATATTACTATGGAGCTGTTCTCCAAACAGTGAAGTAATAAATGGATCTGGATTTGAGAGGCTATCCCAGATGGGGAAACCCCTTTTCACTTTCAACGGTAGTGCTTATCCGAACTACTGAAACTTGGAGGGGAGATGTGTCTTTTCCGAAATGACGGGGAAGGTTTGAGATGAGTTCAACTTCCCACCAGAAGGAATTCTACTGAAATGCTTCTGAGTCCTGAGCCTGCACTTGCATTTCCCAAGATGCCCTCATAATTCACGTCTCCAAAATAGCCTTAACAACGTAGAAGGTGGCATGTGAAAGCAAGGCAGCAGTCaccagagagaaaaagatttgaCTGGGTGTTTTCGTCAATTCGTAAAAAGCAAAGTTGGTAAAAATAAGGTCCTTTTCCAGATCTCAAGAGCCTCCCTCTGTAGCTTTTGACCAGCCTTCCTCTCCTCCGGCGGATTTTTCAAAGcctcctttaaaaaaaaaaaaaaaaaaaaaaaaaaaaaaaaaaaaaaaggagggaaaggagagACCGCATATATTAGAGGGAGGGCGGGGAAGGAAGGCGACTCGATTTTCTCTCCCTGGGCTATCCTTTTCCCTTCACCGCTTTCCGGCACTGATCTCTTCGAGCAGGCGAGAAAAACTAGCCGGTCGCTCCTGTGCTCGCCGGAACCGAAACCGGGGTCGACTATGGATACGTTTTCATAGTTACATTCTCGAAGCGACAGCGCGCATTTATCCTATGTACGTAGACTGAAAGCCGATCAAGCGGCACTCTACCTAGTGGATTTCCGGCCTTTCGTGTGCGCCCTGCGGGCTTCGCCGGAGGGAAGACAAGGAATGCGTCTCGTCTTTCTCAAGTAAACACGAATCGAGTCCTTTCGAGACAGCGTACTTTTCTCGAACAGAATAACAACATACTCTCATATTTTTGGAGTCCGATCTTCTTCTTGTAGACAGGGAATAAAAAACAGAGTGTTAGTACGTATTTGAAGGGACCTTGACGAAAGCCGAGCTGCGGCACTCTTTCCGGTGTTAGTTTCACCTTCTTCGCTCGGAAGAAGcaaataagagaaagagagagcgacaGATATATATCATGTATATAACAGAGAGAGATATGGAGATCGTTCTGGACCATCCGATCGTCTTTTTCTCTGAAGAGCAGGAGCCTGAAACGGAATCTGTTGAGTTCCTTTTCTCGACTGAATGTGAACATATGCCTGACGGAAACTATTCTCAGAAGTATAAGACCAGAGAGCTTCAAGCATCCGATAGACAGGAAGCCATTTCTCTCATCTTGAAGGTAGAAAAAAACaatcttttcttcatttgcttCTTCTGGATTTGGTTGATCGGGGATTGGAAAAATTTAACGCTATTATTTTGTTGTATGATGTTTCAGATTTCGAGATTGGACCATTTCGTCGCTTATCTCGCTGTGAATTACTATGATCGGTTCATTTCGTGGCAGCATATCCCGGTAAATTGAAATCACGTCTCTTGAAAAGACAAACAAAACCCGCACGACTTCCGTTTATCTCCGTGAATCCTCTCACACCTCCGGCCCTTTTACACTGAAAGCATTTTGTTAGTTTCGGTCGCGTTTTTTTGTGCTTGTTGTCACCGTCTTGGAAAATTGAGAACGattccatgtttttttatttcattataaCTTTGTCCATGACTCAATGGCTTCAGTTGGCATTCCAAGGAATCCGAAATTTAATCTACTCAACCATGCGACAAAATACGGCAGCtgcattgaaacttgaaagttttgCTCTTTTTACTTCCCtcttgaattttctcaatttgcCTATTTCTCACGGCATTCATCTAACGGACAACTGCATATTAGCTTGATCTATTCACTCTTTCACGTAAAGTTCCTATCGTCCAATCCTCCCTGAAAATATCTCACCGCACCGCTTTCCTTGCTCGATGTTCGTGGGCCTGATATTAAGTGGGATCTGCAGAGGCACAAAGCGTGGATATCTCGCCTTGTCTGCGTCTCCTGTGTCTCCCTCGCATCAAAGCTGCGGAAGGCGGAGTTCTTGCTTTCCGATCTTCAGGTGAGTAGAAATTACCAGGTTATTGTACGcatttattttcttatgtttcttttccttttttacttcATTAAAATGAGTTTTCTAACTTTTTCGCTGTCTCCCTCTCATTCATGGAACGGGTGAAGAGGGACGAAGGATTCTTCTTTGACGTTCAGACGATCCGCAGAATGGAGCTATTAATTCTGAGCGCCCTCAAATGGAGAATGCGATCCGTTACTCCGTTCTCCTTCATAAATTTCTTCCTTTCCCTCTGCGATATCGACTTTCAGCCATTAAAGGCGGTAATGAGGGCGCGGGCTATCGAGATGGTCCTGAGGTCGCAGGCGGGTAAGTGGCACAACTTCTTCGCTTAAATAATTCGTGGTTCACGATCGTGAAAAATGGCTTTAGTCCATGATTTATTTTCGCGGCTTTCAGAGGTCAAGATTCTGGAGTTCCGGCCTTCGCTTGTCGCAGCGGCGTCTGTGCTCTGTGCTTCCCGTGAGATCGCTCCGTCCTTCGCCGTCCACCAGGACGCCGTAGCCGAATGCGTTCACATGAATAAAGTAAGGGATCGATGTTAATTTCCTTTATTAGAAGTCCACTTTCTCCCATTTGTTGGTTCCAATACTTTCTTGTTCTATATCCTTTGCCCCCCACATGCATCCGCCTGCCGTTCTGTCGCACACGATGCCCCCAAAGCCCCCACAAAAAGTTTCACCAAACCCACAAGCGCTCGGTATAATTTATTTTACCTCAACCTGCCGTCCGCCGGTCCTCTGTGTGAGCGACGGAGGTGCGTCTGGGAGTTTCATGTCGTTCTGAGATTCTCGCTGATACGCGCTGCTTTCCTGGCAGCGAACGCTTGCAGGAAAGGGTTCTTTCTGAATAACTGATTTGGGGTAGAAGGGCGGAGAGGTCTGATAGTGTATGATGTACCAAACGACTGAAAAGGAATGAACGTGCTTCTGCTTTGTCTCTTTCCACAGGATACCAGAAATTCTTTTCGGTTCCTAAGCAGAAAATCATTTCCCATCGGttatacatatgcatgatttgGTGCAAAACACACCtgatttatatttgttatttctgAGCAGGAGCAGCTAGCTGCCTGCTACGAGTTGATGCAGGACATGATTGTGGTCGACAAGTACGAGCCTGCAGCCCGTTCGATGTCCAGCGATGATACGCCCGTTACCGTACTCGACCGCCATTGCTCGAGCTCGGAAAGCGAGCTTGGAGACAGCGTCGTGGCGGCCTCCACGACGTCGTCCTCGGGTGGCTTGGCGACGCTCCAGCTCTACCAGACGGTGGCGTCGACCAAGAGGCGGAGGCTCAATGGCCTGTGCACTGGCAAGATCGTGCAGGTCTCCCAGATGCAGCAGTGCTCAACGTGACCTGAACGCGACCCTCCAAGAACCCCAGCTGCTAGTCTTTCCCTCTCTTCGTGCTTTAGTTATCTGTACGGATGTGCCAAGGGAGAGACCAAATAGTGAAAGGGATAAAGGTGGTAAGAAGGCCTAGTCCAGTCTAGTTTCACCGGGGCAGGTAATCCTCGAGATCTTGCTCAACAATCGCTGGTCAATGTCTAGTTTTACCGTGAGTGGTCTTGCCTGGAAAAGCCCTAGCCccttctctatttctttctgtGCGTTCAGGCTCTTATCTTAAAcaataaaaccaagaaaaaatagaaaaattcgGAAAAAGCCGAAAAGGAGGACTCTGGTAGGTGATTTTGGTTCAGTTTGTTGTGGTggtccttttccctttttacttttttttttttttgtctctcgaAGCGTTAAAACCTTCACTTGGAGGATGTTTCGGCTCGATGGGTCACATCACGCTCCTTTCTGCCTCTCCCATTCCCCAACACTGAGGACTTCAGCTGGGGGGACCCAAACATGACTCTCACAGCAGCCTCAGTTTTACAGAATTCCGGTACATGTTTGCTGAGAGCCAGCCTGAGAGGAACAGAAAAGCGAATGGTTGGTATCAGAGGCCAAGAACGAAACCATCAGCGTGGACACATGTGGGGATCCTTGAAAGAAAGATGGAGGGACGTATACGACCGTAAATCTCGCGTTAACTTGCAAAGATCGGCGATTTTATTGCTGAGGAAGGAATCATGACAGAGGGGAAGGATCATGATCTTTAATTAATCAACCGTAATTGCTTTTAATTTACCACTCCACAAGTGA
Coding sequences:
- the LOC116248812 gene encoding putative cyclin-D6-1 codes for the protein MYITERDMEIVLDHPIVFFSEEQEPETESVEFLFSTECEHMPDGNYSQKYKTRELQASDRQEAISLILKISRLDHFVAYLAVNYYDRFISWQHIPRHKAWISRLVCVSCVSLASKLRKAEFLLSDLQRDEGFFFDVQTIRRMELLILSALKWRMRSVTPFSFINFFLSLCDIDFQPLKAVMRARAIEMVLRSQAEVKILEFRPSLVAAASVLCASREIAPSFAVHQDAVAECVHMNKEQLAACYELMQDMIVVDKYEPAARSMSSDDTPVTVLDRHCSSSESELGDSVVAASTTSSSGGLATLQLYQTVASTKRRRLNGLCTGKIVQVSQMQQCST